A region of Acidobacteriota bacterium DNA encodes the following proteins:
- a CDS encoding protein kinase → MSLATGTKLGPYEILAPLGAGGMGEVYRARDTKLNRDVAIKVLLPAVANDPDRLARFSREAQVLASLNHPNIAHIHGLQESGGVTALVLELVEGEDLAQRIARGPIPLDDSLPIARQIAEALEAAHDHGIIHRDLKPANIKVRADGTVKVLDFGLAKAIDPTAGSSATAMNSPTLSIHATQAGIILGTAAYMSPEQARGLPVDARSDIFSFGCVLFEMLTGRRAFAGDTISDILASVLKSEPDLTLLPADLDPRLRLLLQRALVKPVKQRWQAIGDVRYEIEQVTATPTQFAVPRRGNERLGWMLAVVAVLIAAILGLAWLDARATPSATPTLQLSVDLPEGAELAFASGAALAISPDGTRVAYSAVDASGDEALWVRSLGAATSKRIEGTSGGAQMFWSPDSESLAYFSAGKLFRINVNEGGPRVLADAPNQRGGTWSQQDVILFVPQSPGPLMRMAATGGTPTPLQHTGNMSPYWPVFLPDGNRFLFTTQPGEDHQRRNVAQVGWLDSERIQSLPGIGSRALYSRSGHLLFVEQGSLMSQGFDLASLALTGSPARIVDRVSHSVSTGNATFTVSDSGTLAYRAGAEMNLKQLTWFDRTGQPVGAIGAPDVILNFEMTRDQTRIALDRSDPRTGKREVWVVDDLASGIASRLTADEGNAMSPVWSPDAKFMLYRSPRKEGRGMRLVDAADGTAEQHLKEHYLGSPDDWSSDGRYVIQGAINDITNFDIGLLPMTGETPRSWFLQTPANEGQAKISPNGRWIAYTSDESGRQEIYVQSFPVPGNKRRISNNGGSWARWRRDGAELIYVAPGGLVTTVAVSSGERFTAGAPTTLFRSRNGIGGAIGLVDPFEVSLDGQRFLMLVRPPAPTSIPLILNWPALLKP, encoded by the coding sequence ATGAGCCTGGCGACGGGAACGAAGCTCGGACCTTACGAGATCTTGGCCCCACTCGGCGCCGGCGGGATGGGCGAGGTGTACCGTGCGCGCGACACGAAGTTGAATCGTGACGTCGCGATCAAAGTGTTGCTTCCGGCGGTCGCCAACGATCCCGACCGCCTCGCGCGCTTCAGTCGCGAAGCGCAGGTGCTGGCGTCGCTCAACCACCCGAACATCGCGCACATCCATGGACTCCAAGAATCCGGGGGCGTCACAGCGTTGGTTCTCGAGCTGGTCGAGGGCGAGGACCTCGCTCAGCGCATCGCGCGTGGACCGATCCCGCTCGACGATTCATTGCCGATCGCACGGCAGATTGCGGAGGCACTCGAAGCCGCGCATGACCACGGCATCATCCATCGCGATCTGAAGCCGGCGAATATCAAGGTCCGCGCTGATGGCACTGTGAAGGTACTCGACTTCGGTTTGGCAAAGGCGATTGATCCAACGGCTGGATCGAGCGCAACCGCGATGAATTCGCCGACGCTGTCGATTCACGCGACGCAGGCCGGAATCATCCTCGGCACGGCGGCCTATATGTCGCCCGAGCAGGCGCGCGGACTGCCGGTAGATGCGCGCAGCGATATCTTTTCCTTCGGCTGCGTGCTGTTCGAGATGCTCACAGGCCGGCGCGCGTTTGCCGGTGACACCATCTCCGACATCCTGGCGTCGGTATTGAAGAGCGAGCCGGACCTGACGCTGCTGCCGGCGGATCTCGATCCGCGGCTCCGCCTGCTGTTGCAGCGGGCGTTGGTCAAGCCCGTTAAGCAACGCTGGCAGGCTATCGGCGACGTACGCTACGAGATCGAGCAGGTGACCGCCACTCCGACGCAATTCGCAGTGCCTCGCCGCGGCAACGAGCGTCTCGGTTGGATGCTCGCCGTGGTCGCGGTCCTCATTGCCGCGATTCTCGGCCTAGCCTGGCTCGACGCCCGGGCGACACCGAGCGCCACACCGACCCTGCAACTGTCGGTCGACCTACCCGAAGGCGCGGAACTCGCCTTTGCCTCCGGGGCCGCATTAGCTATCTCGCCGGATGGTACACGGGTCGCATACAGCGCCGTCGATGCATCGGGCGACGAAGCATTGTGGGTTCGTTCGCTCGGTGCCGCAACTTCCAAGCGCATCGAAGGAACATCAGGCGGAGCCCAGATGTTCTGGTCACCTGACAGCGAGTCGCTTGCTTACTTCTCAGCGGGCAAGCTCTTTAGGATCAACGTGAACGAGGGCGGTCCACGCGTGCTGGCCGACGCGCCAAACCAACGCGGTGGCACGTGGAGCCAACAGGACGTGATCCTCTTTGTGCCACAGTCCCCTGGCCCACTGATGCGCATGGCTGCGACGGGCGGCACGCCGACGCCGCTCCAACACACTGGAAACATGTCACCGTATTGGCCGGTGTTTCTGCCAGACGGCAATCGCTTTCTGTTCACCACTCAGCCCGGCGAGGATCATCAGCGCCGGAATGTCGCACAGGTTGGCTGGCTCGATTCCGAGCGCATTCAGTCGCTGCCCGGCATCGGCTCGAGAGCCCTTTACAGCCGCTCCGGACATCTCCTATTTGTCGAGCAGGGCTCGCTGATGTCCCAGGGTTTCGACCTCGCGTCGCTGGCACTGACTGGAAGCCCCGCGCGTATTGTCGATCGGGTATCCCACAGCGTGAGTACGGGAAATGCGACCTTCACTGTTTCAGATTCCGGCACGCTCGCCTACCGCGCAGGCGCCGAAATGAATTTGAAACAGTTGACGTGGTTCGATCGGACTGGCCAGCCGGTCGGCGCCATTGGCGCACCCGACGTAATCCTCAACTTCGAGATGACACGTGACCAGACGCGCATCGCGTTGGACCGCAGCGACCCGCGGACGGGCAAGCGCGAGGTGTGGGTGGTGGACGATCTGGCCAGCGGGATCGCAAGCCGGCTTACCGCCGACGAGGGTAACGCGATGTCTCCCGTCTGGTCGCCCGATGCCAAGTTCATGCTTTACAGGTCCCCTCGTAAGGAAGGCCGCGGCATGCGCCTGGTAGACGCTGCAGACGGCACCGCCGAACAGCACCTAAAAGAGCATTATCTAGGTAGTCCCGACGACTGGTCGAGCGACGGCCGCTACGTGATCCAAGGAGCAATCAACGACATCACAAATTTCGACATTGGTCTGCTGCCGATGACTGGCGAGACGCCGCGATCGTGGTTCCTGCAGACACCGGCGAACGAAGGACAGGCGAAGATTTCGCCGAACGGACGATGGATCGCGTATACGTCGGACGAGAGCGGCCGGCAGGAAATCTACGTGCAGTCATTCCCCGTGCCGGGGAACAAGCGGCGCATCTCGAACAACGGCGGATCATGGGCACGGTGGCGCAGAGACGGGGCGGAACTAATCTATGTTGCGCCGGGAGGTTTGGTGACGACGGTGGCCGTCAGCAGCGGAGAGCGTTTCACGGCTGGCGCGCCGACGACGTTGTTTCGAAGCCGCAATGGAATCGGCGGGGCTATTGGCCTCGTCGACCCGTTCGAAGTGTCGCTGGACGGACAGCGGTTTCTGATGCTGGTTCGTCCTCCCGCGCCTACGTCGATCCCGCTGATTCTCAACTGGCCGGCACTGCTGAAACCGTAG
- a CDS encoding protein kinase: protein MTPGTRLGPYEVLSLLGAGGMGQVYRAKDSTLKREVALKVLPADVAKDRERLARFQREAEVLASLNHPHIAQIYGLEHVGDTFALVMELVEGEDLSQRIARGPIPLDEALPIAQQIAEALETAHDHGIIHRDLKPANIKVRPDGAVKVLDFGLAKAVDPSAGSSATAMNSPTLSIHATEAGIILGTAAYMSPEQARGKAVDRRTDIWAFGAVLFEMLTGKRAFPGDDATDTIVAVVSKEPEWSALPAAVPAGIQRLLRRALNKDSKRRLDSVGGARIEIDEALISPSAMDSAFIQPAMIERALLPRVLPWMVASALAAGLVLVLAFWVPRQTAVLPVSRAVITPPEGVAGFDRAKPVLSPDGTQLVFAAAGQLYLRSLARFDAEPIPGTAGAGGPFFSPDGHWLGFFANQKLQKVSLEGGTPMELFRTIGGPNSATWGADGAIVFSPGGGTRGLLRLPDSGGDSQVIANPKGIEETAYRSPQVLPNGEGVVFTTMLASGSAIVARLKSGEQRVLIPGGADARVLPSGHLLYMNAGRLMAIAFDQRRVEIAGTPKSVLEGLTYGASGEGLYNVSTTGTLVYIKGGLIETRRRFVWVDRAGHTEPLATPTRNYSQFSLSPDGQSVVVMLPKGTRDDIETYDIKRNSFTRLTFDADNRFPFWAPDGLRVTYQSRRSGSVNVFQKRADGNGGEEQVPQSASGVPTAWSADGKALLSFRNTPAGDRELWVSPIGELSKERFVLRTRSAIESARVSHNGRWIAYLSNESGRLEVYVQPFDGGGSKWQISTEGGMEPLWSGRDDELFYRNGAKMMAVNVRTALAFSADTPRVLFDKPFFGPTIPTGTSGVSPDGQRFLMLEPVEAQKPVTEIHIVLNWAEELKRLLPTPKQ, encoded by the coding sequence TTGACCCCCGGCACCCGGCTCGGCCCCTACGAAGTCCTGTCCCTCCTGGGCGCCGGCGGCATGGGCCAGGTGTATCGGGCCAAGGACTCGACGCTGAAGCGCGAGGTCGCCCTCAAGGTCTTGCCGGCCGACGTGGCGAAGGATCGCGAGCGGCTGGCGCGATTCCAGCGCGAAGCCGAAGTCCTCGCCTCCCTCAACCATCCCCACATCGCCCAGATCTACGGTCTCGAACATGTTGGAGACACGTTCGCACTGGTCATGGAACTGGTCGAAGGCGAAGACCTCTCGCAACGAATTGCGCGCGGCCCGATCCCGCTGGACGAGGCGCTCCCAATCGCCCAGCAGATCGCAGAAGCCCTCGAAACCGCACACGACCACGGCATCATTCACCGCGACCTCAAGCCGGCCAACATCAAGGTGCGGCCCGATGGCGCTGTGAAGGTGCTCGACTTCGGACTCGCGAAGGCCGTCGACCCCAGCGCCGGATCATCGGCCACTGCGATGAACTCGCCGACCTTGTCGATTCATGCCACCGAAGCCGGCATCATCCTCGGCACCGCCGCCTATATGTCGCCGGAGCAGGCCCGCGGCAAAGCGGTCGATAGGCGGACGGACATCTGGGCGTTCGGCGCGGTGCTGTTCGAGATGCTCACGGGCAAACGCGCCTTCCCCGGCGACGATGCGACCGACACGATCGTGGCGGTGGTGAGTAAGGAGCCGGAATGGAGTGCGTTGCCGGCGGCGGTGCCGGCAGGTATTCAGCGATTGCTTCGACGAGCACTCAACAAGGACTCGAAACGCCGCCTCGATTCTGTCGGCGGCGCGCGCATTGAGATCGACGAAGCTCTAATCTCGCCATCGGCGATGGACAGTGCCTTCATTCAACCCGCAATGATTGAGCGTGCGCTGCTGCCGCGAGTGCTGCCCTGGATGGTGGCCAGCGCGCTCGCGGCCGGATTGGTGCTGGTCCTGGCGTTCTGGGTGCCGCGACAGACCGCGGTCCTCCCGGTCAGTCGCGCGGTGATCACTCCGCCCGAGGGAGTGGCAGGATTCGACAGAGCCAAGCCGGTGCTGTCACCCGATGGCACGCAGCTCGTGTTCGCGGCCGCGGGACAGCTCTACCTGCGTTCGCTGGCTCGCTTTGACGCCGAGCCAATTCCGGGCACGGCTGGCGCGGGAGGGCCGTTCTTCTCGCCCGATGGCCACTGGCTGGGATTCTTCGCGAACCAGAAGCTACAAAAGGTGTCCCTTGAGGGCGGCACGCCCATGGAGCTGTTCAGGACCATTGGTGGACCCAACAGCGCGACCTGGGGCGCGGATGGTGCGATCGTGTTTTCGCCTGGAGGCGGTACTCGTGGGTTGCTGAGGCTCCCGGATTCTGGTGGCGATTCGCAGGTGATCGCTAATCCGAAGGGCATCGAGGAAACGGCCTATCGGTCGCCGCAGGTGCTGCCCAACGGCGAAGGCGTCGTGTTCACAACCATGCTCGCGTCGGGTTCGGCAATCGTCGCTCGGTTGAAGTCTGGGGAGCAACGCGTCCTCATCCCAGGGGGCGCCGACGCCCGGGTTCTCCCGAGCGGGCATCTGCTCTACATGAATGCCGGACGCCTGATGGCCATCGCGTTTGATCAGCGGCGGGTGGAAATTGCCGGGACGCCAAAATCAGTACTTGAAGGTCTGACCTACGGAGCGAGCGGTGAAGGGCTATACAACGTGTCCACAACCGGCACGCTCGTTTATATCAAGGGCGGTCTCATCGAGACACGACGGCGGTTCGTGTGGGTGGACCGAGCGGGACACACTGAGCCCCTGGCAACACCGACGCGCAACTACAGCCAGTTCAGCCTCTCGCCGGACGGGCAATCGGTTGTGGTGATGCTTCCCAAAGGTACTCGGGACGATATCGAGACGTATGACATCAAGCGCAACAGTTTTACGCGACTCACGTTTGACGCGGACAACAGATTTCCCTTCTGGGCGCCGGACGGGCTGCGTGTCACCTATCAATCCCGCCGGAGTGGGTCGGTGAACGTCTTTCAGAAGCGCGCGGATGGGAACGGCGGTGAAGAGCAGGTGCCGCAGAGTGCGAGCGGCGTGCCAACCGCGTGGTCCGCTGACGGCAAGGCGTTGCTGTCGTTTCGGAACACCCCTGCCGGCGATAGAGAGCTGTGGGTCTCCCCAATCGGCGAACTTAGCAAGGAGCGATTCGTCCTGCGAACGCGGTCGGCGATTGAGAGCGCACGGGTCTCGCACAACGGGCGCTGGATCGCGTACCTCTCGAACGAGTCAGGTCGTCTTGAAGTGTATGTACAACCGTTCGATGGGGGCGGGAGTAAATGGCAGATCTCGACTGAGGGCGGCATGGAACCACTCTGGTCGGGCCGCGACGACGAGTTGTTCTACCGCAACGGCGCTAAGATGATGGCCGTGAACGTTAGGACGGCGCTGGCCTTCAGTGCCGACACGCCAAGGGTCTTGTTTGACAAACCGTTTTTCGGCCCAACCATTCCGACCGGCACGTCTGGTGTGAGCCCGGACGGCCAGCGCTTTCTGATGCTAGAGCCCGTTGAGGCCCAGAAGCCGGTGACCGAGATCCACATCGTACTGAACTGGGCGGAGGAGCTGAAACGGCTCCTGCCGACGCCGAAGCAATGA
- a CDS encoding GIY-YIG nuclease family protein — protein sequence MAASKRFVYILRSESNPARYYTGLTSDMHLRLADHNEGSCRHTSSGRPWKLDVLVEFADEPRAVAFERYLKSGSGGAFAARHLREARSSNA from the coding sequence ATGGCCGCCTCCAAGCGATTCGTCTACATCCTTCGAAGCGAGAGTAACCCGGCGCGATACTACACGGGCCTGACCTCTGACATGCACCTGCGTCTCGCCGATCACAACGAGGGCAGTTGCCGCCACACCTCGAGCGGCCGCCCCTGGAAACTCGATGTGCTGGTCGAGTTCGCCGACGAACCGCGCGCCGTGGCGTTCGAGCGCTATCTCAAGTCGGGCTCAGGGGGTGCCTTTGCTGCTCGCCACCTGCGAGAAGCGAGGTCATCCAACGCTTAG
- a CDS encoding protein kinase yields the protein MSLTSGQRLGAYEILSPLGAGGMGEVYRARDTKLNRDVAIKVLLPAVASDPDRLARFSREAQVLASLNHPNIAHIHGLEESGGVTALVLELVEGEDLAQRIARGPIPLDEALPIARQIAEALEAAHDHGIIHRDLKPANLKVRPDGTVKVLDFGLAKAVDPTAGSSATAMNSPTLSIHATQAGIILGTAAYMSPEQARAKSVDKRTDIWALGCVLFEMLTGQRAFPGDDATDTIVAVVSKEPDWNALPPGVSPSIRRLLRKSLEKDPKRRLDSAAGVRIDIDDALAGPSVADGAAVQHRVAQRPTWSRALPWAIAGALALALVVVWAPWRQTTTIAPSALVRLSAELGADASLSFRSGDATALSPDGTLIAFVAEKDGDGTTLLYVRRLDQLQATALSGTDDAMSPFFSPDGEWLGFFAGGKLKKVAVSGGTAITLCDAPGGRGGGWGEDGTIVFAPTSNPGAPLMRVPSAGGPPEPMATLADGEVSQRWPQVLPGGRGVLFTSSSVNTAYNDASIVVQSSSGARSIVQRGGYHGRYVASGPGTPKRSEREEGHLVYLRDGTLFAAPFDVTRLAVTGPSVPVLEGVTSNIGTGGAQFAVSDSGALVFLPGQTNSGGGPITWMDRAGKTTPLRAAHAAWFDLLFSPDGRRLAMQLVDGTSTDIWIYEWARDSLTRLTFGATYAGKPVWTPDGGRIVYNAPRPDQTASNLVWQRADGTGDAQRLTEGDNHQRPASWHPSGKFLAFEERNQAGFDLMILPMAGDEAAGWKPGTPTVFLNSPAQEREPMFSPDGRWLAYISEESGRSELYARPFPGPGGKWQISTSGAMHPTWSRTKPELFYGTPLGQIMVVPYAVEGDSLRAEKPRLWSDGRYFVRGQNRMFDLHPDGMRFALAPSALDSGVKHDKLTFLFNFFDHLRQIAPVTKP from the coding sequence ATGAGCCTCACTTCCGGCCAGCGACTCGGCGCCTACGAAATCCTCTCCCCCCTCGGCGCAGGCGGTATGGGAGAGGTCTACCGCGCGCGCGATACAAAGTTGAATCGCGATGTGGCAATCAAGGTATTGCTGCCGGCAGTCGCTAGCGATCCCGATCGTCTCGCGAGGTTCAGCCGCGAAGCCCAGGTGCTGGCATCGCTCAATCACCCCAACATCGCGCACATCCATGGACTCGAAGAATCCGGGGGCGTCACGGCGTTGGTTCTCGAGCTGGTTGAGGGCGAGGACCTCGCGCAGCGCATCGCGCGTGGACCGATCCCGCTCGACGAGGCTTTGCCGATCGCCCGCCAGATCGCCGAAGCGCTAGAGGCCGCGCACGACCACGGCATCATTCATCGCGATCTGAAACCGGCCAACCTCAAGGTCCGTCCCGACGGCACGGTCAAGGTGTTGGACTTCGGTCTCGCGAAGGCCGTCGATCCTACGGCCGGATCATCCGCCACCGCGATGAACTCGCCGACGCTCTCGATTCATGCGACGCAGGCGGGAATCATCCTCGGCACCGCGGCGTACATGTCGCCCGAACAGGCGCGCGCCAAGAGCGTCGACAAGCGAACGGACATCTGGGCACTTGGATGCGTGTTGTTCGAGATGCTAACCGGCCAACGTGCGTTCCCGGGCGACGACGCCACCGACACGATCGTCGCGGTCGTGAGCAAAGAACCGGACTGGAACGCGCTACCGCCAGGCGTCTCGCCCTCCATCCGCCGATTGCTGCGGAAGAGCCTTGAAAAGGATCCGAAGCGGCGGCTTGACTCCGCCGCCGGCGTTCGCATCGACATCGATGATGCCCTGGCCGGGCCATCGGTGGCTGATGGTGCTGCCGTGCAACATCGCGTGGCGCAGCGGCCGACCTGGTCCCGCGCACTGCCGTGGGCAATCGCCGGAGCGCTCGCGTTGGCGTTGGTGGTGGTCTGGGCGCCGTGGCGCCAAACAACGACGATTGCGCCTTCAGCGTTGGTGCGACTCAGCGCCGAGTTGGGGGCGGATGCCTCCCTGTCGTTCCGTTCCGGAGACGCGACGGCCCTTTCTCCAGACGGCACCTTGATCGCCTTTGTCGCCGAGAAGGATGGGGACGGGACGACACTGCTTTACGTCAGGCGACTCGACCAACTGCAGGCGACCGCGCTCTCTGGGACCGATGATGCCATGAGCCCGTTCTTCTCGCCCGACGGTGAGTGGCTCGGGTTCTTCGCGGGCGGTAAGCTGAAGAAGGTCGCCGTCTCTGGCGGCACTGCCATCACTCTGTGCGACGCGCCCGGCGGTCGCGGCGGTGGGTGGGGCGAGGACGGCACCATCGTGTTTGCGCCCACCTCGAATCCCGGCGCACCGCTGATGCGTGTGCCATCAGCCGGCGGCCCGCCCGAGCCGATGGCCACCCTAGCTGACGGCGAGGTTTCGCAACGCTGGCCACAGGTGCTGCCTGGTGGCAGAGGCGTGCTCTTCACAAGCAGCAGCGTGAATACGGCCTATAACGACGCGAGCATTGTGGTGCAGTCGTCGAGCGGTGCGCGTTCTATCGTCCAGCGCGGGGGCTACCACGGCCGATACGTCGCCAGTGGGCCTGGCACGCCGAAGCGTAGCGAGCGCGAAGAGGGCCACCTGGTCTACCTTCGCGATGGGACGCTGTTTGCCGCGCCGTTTGATGTGACGCGGCTGGCCGTGACCGGGCCTTCGGTGCCCGTGCTCGAAGGCGTCACGTCAAATATTGGTACTGGTGGCGCCCAGTTCGCGGTGTCCGATAGCGGTGCGTTGGTGTTCCTGCCCGGGCAGACGAACTCCGGCGGCGGGCCGATCACCTGGATGGATCGGGCCGGAAAGACAACCCCGCTGCGTGCGGCGCATGCGGCCTGGTTCGATCTGCTCTTCTCACCGGATGGGCGCAGGCTGGCCATGCAGTTGGTAGACGGCACATCGACAGACATTTGGATCTACGAGTGGGCCCGAGACAGCCTGACGCGACTCACCTTTGGCGCCACCTACGCAGGCAAGCCGGTCTGGACGCCCGATGGTGGACGCATCGTGTATAACGCACCCCGCCCGGACCAGACAGCCTCGAACTTGGTGTGGCAACGCGCCGATGGCACCGGCGACGCTCAGAGGCTCACTGAGGGCGACAACCATCAGCGGCCCGCATCCTGGCATCCAAGTGGCAAGTTTCTGGCGTTCGAGGAGCGGAACCAAGCGGGCTTCGACTTGATGATTCTACCGATGGCGGGAGACGAGGCGGCAGGATGGAAGCCCGGCACGCCCACTGTCTTCCTGAACAGTCCGGCTCAGGAACGGGAGCCGATGTTTTCTCCAGACGGCCGCTGGCTCGCCTACATTTCGGAGGAATCCGGACGCAGTGAGCTGTACGCGCGACCGTTTCCCGGTCCGGGCGGCAAATGGCAGATCTCGACGAGCGGCGCGATGCATCCCACCTGGTCACGCACCAAGCCCGAGCTATTCTATGGGACACCGCTTGGCCAGATCATGGTGGTGCCTTATGCCGTGGAGGGCGACTCGCTCCGCGCCGAGAAGCCGCGTCTCTGGTCAGACGGACGTTACTTCGTCCGCGGCCAAAACCGCATGTTTGACTTGCACCCCGACGGCATGCGGTTCGCGCTTGCGCCGAGCGCGCTGGACTCAGGGGTGAAGCACGACAAGCTCACGTTCCTCTTCAACTTCTTTGACCATTTGCGACAGATCGCGCCGGTGACGAAGCCATGA
- a CDS encoding NAD-binding protein — translation MKYLPSQLAFFFTERETRTNLRALLQYVGFLLLLVALFTGLFHVIMEREGQSHSWLSGLYWTVVTMSTLGFGDIIFHSDLGRLFSIVVIISGVVFLLVMLPFLFIRLFYAPWLEARMRMRAPRQVEKGTRDHVVITEYDAVAAGLIGRLRAAGQSYVVLEPDPAIAAQLSGDGISVMTGEIDSSETYRQVQLAHARLLVVNREDTTNTNITLTAREVSAQVPILAIVEEPDAVDVLELSGATYVLPLKQQLGAYLANRVDTGRIEAHVVGTYRSLQVAELPARGTPFEGKTVRDTRLRETTGMSVVGVWERGRLKPAYPGTIVAASSVIVVAGDAEQIARLNAILPPSGEQDRPVLVIGAGRVGQAAVEVLHRKGIRTHVMDRDRHSLAYLEGVADQLTEGDAADRKMLTKAGLLDAPSVLLTTNDDAMNIYLAVYCRRLKADLRIVSRVTHDRNVEAIHRAGADFVLSYASLGAEAIYSRLRGHELVILGEGVDLFTRTVPDALAGKTLKDGAIGSLTGLCVMALQIGDEFTTELHSETVLPRDAVLVMMGSLEQRSAFTETYGAARPGPG, via the coding sequence ATGAAGTACCTGCCCAGCCAGCTCGCATTCTTCTTTACCGAGCGCGAAACCCGCACGAACCTGCGCGCACTGCTGCAGTACGTCGGCTTTCTCCTCCTCCTCGTCGCGCTCTTCACCGGGCTGTTCCACGTGATCATGGAACGCGAGGGCCAGTCGCATTCCTGGCTCTCCGGGCTCTACTGGACCGTCGTGACGATGAGCACGCTCGGGTTTGGCGACATCATCTTCCACAGCGACCTCGGCCGCCTGTTCAGCATCGTCGTCATCATTTCGGGCGTCGTGTTCCTGCTGGTGATGCTGCCGTTCCTCTTCATCCGTCTCTTCTACGCCCCGTGGCTCGAGGCGCGGATGCGGATGCGCGCGCCGCGCCAGGTCGAGAAGGGGACGCGCGATCACGTCGTCATCACCGAGTACGATGCCGTCGCCGCCGGCCTGATCGGCCGCCTCCGCGCAGCCGGTCAGTCGTACGTCGTCCTCGAACCAGACCCGGCGATCGCGGCGCAGCTGTCGGGCGATGGCATCAGCGTGATGACCGGCGAGATCGACAGCAGCGAGACCTACCGGCAGGTTCAGCTCGCGCACGCGCGCCTGCTCGTCGTGAACCGCGAAGACACCACCAATACCAACATCACCCTGACGGCCCGCGAGGTCTCGGCCCAGGTGCCGATCCTCGCCATCGTCGAAGAGCCCGATGCCGTGGACGTGCTCGAGCTGAGCGGCGCGACCTATGTGCTGCCGTTGAAGCAGCAGTTGGGCGCCTACCTCGCCAATCGGGTCGATACCGGCCGCATCGAGGCCCACGTCGTCGGAACCTACCGCTCGCTCCAGGTCGCGGAGCTGCCGGCCCGAGGCACGCCGTTCGAGGGCAAGACCGTGCGCGACACGCGCCTGCGCGAGACCACCGGCATGAGCGTGGTGGGGGTGTGGGAGCGCGGGCGCCTGAAACCAGCTTACCCGGGCACGATCGTCGCCGCGAGCAGTGTCATCGTGGTGGCCGGAGACGCCGAGCAGATCGCCCGCCTCAACGCGATCCTGCCGCCGTCTGGCGAGCAGGATCGGCCGGTCCTGGTGATCGGCGCCGGGCGTGTCGGGCAGGCGGCCGTCGAGGTGCTGCACCGCAAGGGCATCCGCACGCACGTAATGGATCGTGACCGGCACTCGTTGGCTTACCTCGAGGGTGTCGCCGATCAGCTTACCGAGGGGGATGCGGCCGATCGCAAGATGCTCACGAAGGCCGGGCTGCTCGACGCGCCATCGGTGCTGCTCACGACCAATGACGATGCGATGAACATCTACCTGGCGGTGTACTGCCGCCGGCTGAAGGCCGATCTGCGAATCGTGAGCCGGGTGACCCACGATCGCAACGTCGAAGCCATTCACCGTGCGGGCGCCGACTTCGTGTTGAGCTACGCGTCGCTCGGCGCCGAGGCCATCTACTCGCGCCTGCGCGGACATGAACTGGTGATCCTTGGCGAAGGCGTAGACCTCTTTACCCGAACCGTCCCGGACGCGCTGGCGGGGAAGACCCTGAAGGACGGCGCGATTGGCTCGCTGACGGGGCTGTGCGTGATGGCGTTGCAGATCGGCGACGAGTTCACCACGGAGTTGCACTCGGAGACCGTGCTGCCCAGAGACGCGGTCCTTGTGATGATGGGCAGCCTCGAGCAGCGCAGCGCGTTCACCGAGACGTATGGGGCCGCGCGGCCGGGGCCAGGTTAA
- a CDS encoding NAD(P)-binding domain-containing protein, with the protein MKIGIIGAGMIGGTLARRLAQLGHDVAIANSRGPETLTALASEVGARVVTAAEAARSGEIVVVTIPQKAVNDLPAHLFADVPREVVVVDTGNYYPARDGSIPAIEQGQPESAWVADRIGRPVIKAFNNIFFKSLLEKGTPRGSEGRVAIPVAGDAADAKAKVMQLIDELGFDAVDAGGLDESWRQQPGTPCYTGDFTTPELKRALASAERSRVPEYRKAADEAARAYWGG; encoded by the coding sequence ATGAAAATCGGAATTATCGGCGCCGGGATGATCGGCGGAACCCTGGCCCGGAGACTGGCGCAGCTTGGCCACGACGTCGCGATCGCCAATTCGCGTGGGCCGGAGACGCTCACGGCGTTGGCCTCAGAGGTGGGCGCCCGGGTCGTCACCGCCGCCGAGGCGGCGAGGAGCGGTGAGATTGTCGTCGTGACGATCCCTCAGAAAGCCGTCAACGATCTGCCTGCACATCTCTTCGCCGACGTTCCACGCGAGGTCGTCGTCGTCGACACCGGCAACTACTACCCCGCACGGGATGGCAGCATTCCTGCCATCGAACAGGGGCAGCCGGAGAGCGCGTGGGTCGCGGACCGGATCGGCCGGCCCGTGATCAAGGCGTTCAACAACATCTTCTTCAAGAGCCTGCTCGAGAAGGGCACGCCGCGAGGCAGCGAGGGTCGTGTGGCGATCCCAGTCGCTGGTGACGCGGCCGATGCGAAGGCAAAGGTCATGCAGTTGATCGACGAGCTGGGGTTCGACGCCGTCGATGCCGGGGGGCTGGACGAATCGTGGCGGCAGCAGCCAGGCACGCCGTGCTACACGGGTGACTTCACGACACCCGAACTGAAGCGTGCTCTCGCATCGGCCGAGCGCAGTCGCGTGCCCGAGTATCGCAAGGCCGCGGACGAAGCGGCACGTGCGTACTGGGGAGGCTGA